The sequence TCCGTGGGTAAACCAGAGTGAATCCTGCCGTTAGAACCTATAAAAGTAGGTGTGCCGTTTATACCAAACCTTTCCGCGAGAGCTAAGTTTCCTTCCACCTTCCTTTTACCTTCTTCGCATTGATTGTTGGATTTATAGCCGTTCTTGTATTCTTCCCAACCTTTTTTATCGCATATCAAGGACACAGACTTCGGAAAGGCATCAGGATGTATAGGCAGAGGAAAGAGGACTACCCTCACCTCCACACCCTTCTCCTGTGCCCACTTTTCTACTATAGGCTCAGATCTCTTGCAGAAAGGACAGTCTGGGTCTGTGAACATGTATATAAACTTACCTGAGGATTTCTGCCCAAAGGTAAAGTCTGTGTGCTTTTCAAGCTCTTTGAGCTGATCTTGGCTTACTTTCATAAACTCCTGCTGTCTTTCCCTTGTGATGTTCTTTTTGTCTGCCAGACTTATCAAATTTCCAGCCATTAAATACTTCATTTCTTTGTCTGTGTAGAAGACCAGTGGTTGGGGACCTACTTTAATCACCACCTCACACAGACCTGGTATGGCCTGCAGTGTTTGCACTGACTCTACCTTGAACTCCTGCGGAATAAGATCCTTTACCCCAGCCTTTATTTTATCCTCAGTAGGGCAAGCTTTAGTTTGCTGACAGCTTACCATCCCACCAAAAGCTCCCAAAATTATTCCCAACGCAGCTACTTTTTTCTTCATCATAACCTCCTCCTTTAATTATAAGCTATTAACCTTCTGAACATATAATCTCACGTCAAACTTTCTCTCCAATCCCGCAGGGCTCATAGGTCTTATTTTACCTAAAACTTTCCGTTCCTGAATGGGTTCTTGCCTGTTCCAGCTCTTCCAAGGAGTATATTGCTTCCCTCTCATCCTTTTGGTGTTCCTGCAGGCTTTGCTTTGCCCATTGGGGAATGCCTTTGTAGGAGTTGTAATTCAACTCTCTCCGAGGCTGTTTTGGTTTAGCTTCTTAACCCTGTGCTCCAATCCATTCACGCTAAATAAAATTATTCCAGCTTAGCTTCCTTTATATTTTTCCTAAGCCAAAGGTTGCCCCTGATTT is a genomic window of Thermocrinis sp. containing:
- a CDS encoding DsbC family protein: MMKKKVAALGIILGAFGGMVSCQQTKACPTEDKIKAGVKDLIPQEFKVESVQTLQAIPGLCEVVIKVGPQPLVFYTDKEMKYLMAGNLISLADKKNITRERQQEFMKVSQDQLKELEKHTDFTFGQKSSGKFIYMFTDPDCPFCKRSEPIVEKWAQEKGVEVRVVLFPLPIHPDAFPKSVSLICDKKGWEEYKNGYKSNNQCEEGKRKVEGNLALAERFGINGTPTFIGSNGRIHSGLPTDEDLNKLIN